From Dasypus novemcinctus isolate mDasNov1 chromosome 8, mDasNov1.1.hap2, whole genome shotgun sequence, the proteins below share one genomic window:
- the IER5L gene encoding immediate early response gene 5-like protein, translating to MECALDAQSLISISLRKIHSSRTQRGGIKLHKNLLVSYVLRNARQLYLSERYAELYRRQQQQQQQPPHHQLQHLAYAAPGMPASAADFGPLQLGGGGDAEAREPAARHQLHQLHQLHQLHLQQQLHQHQHPAPRGCAAAGAPAGCAGALSELPGCAALQPPHGAPHRGQPLEPLQPGPAPLPPPAPTALCPRDPRASAACSAPSASPGAAAPAAAASPPASPAPAASPGFYRGAYPAPSDFGVHCSSQTTVLDLDTHVVTTVENGYLHQDCCASAHCPCCGQGVPGPGLAPAAGCKRKYYPGQEEEEDDEEDPGELGAEAPGGAQFTPCKRARFEDFCPDSSPDAPNISNLISIFGSGFSGLVSRQPDSSEQPPPLNGQLCAKQALASLGAWTRAIVAF from the coding sequence ATGGAGTGCGCCCTGGACGCCCAGAGCCTGATCAGCATCTCCCTGCGCAAGATCCACAGCTCCCGGACCCAGCGCGGCGGCATCAAGCTGCACAAGAACCTCCTCGTGTCCTACGTGCTCCGCAACGCGCGCCAGCTCTACCTGAGCGAGCGCTACGCCGAGCTCTACCGGcgccagcaacagcagcagcagcagccgccCCACCACCAGCTCCAGCACCTCGCGTACGCGGCACCGGGCATGCCGGCTAGCGCGGCCGACTTCGGCCCGCTCCAACTTGGCGGCGGCGGAGACGCCGAGGCGCGCGAGCCGGCCGCCCGGCACCAGCTGCACCAGCTCCACCAGCTCCACCAGCTGCACCTCCAGCAGCAGCTGCACCAGCACCAGCACCCGGCGCCCAGGGGCTGCGCGGCGGCCGGGGCGCCCGCGGGCTGCGCGGGGGCGCTCTCGGAGCTGCCCGGGTGCGCCGCGCTCCAGCCGCCGCACGGCGCGCCCCACCGTGGGCAGCCCTTGGAGCCGCTGCAGCCGGGTCCTGCGCCGCTCCCGCCACCCGCGCCTACCGCGCTCTGTCCGCGGGACCCTCGCGCCTCGGCCGCCTGCTCCGCGCCCTCCGCGTCCCCAGGGGCAGCCGCTCCGGCCGCAGCCGCCTCCCCGCCTGCCTCCCCGGCCCCCGCCGCCTCTCCCGGCTTCTACCGGGGCGCGTACCCGGCCCCCTCGGACTTCGGCGTGCACTGCAGCAGTCAGACCACCGTGCTGGACCTGGACACTCACGTGGTGACCACGGTGGAGAACGGCTACTTGCACCAGGACTGCTGCGCCTCCGCCCACTGCCCCTGCTGTGGCCAGGGCGTCCCGGGACCCGGCCTGGCGCCTGCCGCCGGCTGCAAGCGCAAGTACTACCCGGgccaggaggaggaagaggacgaCGAGGAGGACCCCGGCGAACTGGGGGCAGAAGCCCCCGGGGGCGCACAGTTCACCCCCTGCAAGCGCGCCCGTTTCGAGGACTTCTGCCCAGACTCGTCCCCGGACGCGCCCAACATCTCAAACTTGATCTCCATCTTCGGCTCGGGCTTCTCGGGGCTGGTGAGCCGGCAGCCGGACTCCTCCGAGCAGCCGCCGCCACTCAACGGGCAGCTGTGCGCCAAGCAGGCGCTCGCCAGCCTCGGCGCCTGGACTCGAGCCATTGTCGCCTTCTAG